CCTCGATTTGATGCGTCGGTACAAACAACGAATCCTCCAGAACCACTTGAAATGGTAAGAACTGGTGCagaagtcaatctcttcttcaactcgacAAAACTTGATTCACATTCATCAGACCAAATGAATCTCTGATTTTTCTGAGTCAGTTGAGTGAtaggtctagcaatctttgaaaatTTTTCGATAAATCTCCTGTAATAACCaactaaacccatgaaactacgaatctctggCACATTGGTCGGTCGTGCCCCGTTCAGAACTGCCtccactttacttggatcaacagaaataccatgtTGAGATATGACATGGACCAGAAACACAACTCTATCTAACCCAAACTCACACTTGGATAGCTTGGCGTACAACTGCTTCTTTTGAAGAATTCGAAGAACTATCCTCAAGTGTTTGGCATGCTCTTCTTCGGACTtggaataaacaagaatatcatcgatgaatacaATCACAAACGATCGAGATATTTacgaaatactcgattcatcaagtccataaacacagcaggagcattgatcaaaccaaaaggcataaccaaaaattcaaagtgtCGTATCTCGTGCAAAAAGCTGTTTTCGGCACATCTTCTTGTCTGACTCGcacttgatgatacccagaacggagatcaatcttagaaaacatTGAAgtaccttgcaactgatcaaataagtcatcaatcctagggagtggatatttattcttgacagtAAACTTATTCAGttgccgataatcaatacacatccgcatcgtaccgtctttcttcttgacaaatagaatcgatgcaccccacggtgaagaaCTCGGACGAATATAACCTTTACTCAACAAAtcttgtaattgttctttcagttcTTTTAGCTCATCAGGAGCTAAACGATATGGTGCTCGAGATATGGGTTCAGTTCCTGGCATTAATTCGatactaaactcaacttctcgtTCTGGTGGAAACCCGGAATCTCTTCTGGAAACACATCAGGAAACTCACGGACTACATGAATATTAGAAATATGTGGCTCATCTTGCGATAGATCAACAGCATAAACCAGAAAACCTTCATGACCAGAATCTAACAATCGATACATTTCAATGGCAGAAACTAGAGGAATCTTGACTTGAGAACCACGGCCATAGAAATTCCATTTAGGAGCAAAGATAGGCCTGAAACGAACTATTCCTCAATAACAGTCAACAGTGGCACGATTTGCAGTCAAAACATCCATaacaacaatacaatcaaagtcatgCATAGGTAGGACTATGAGATTCAGATACAGAACATATTCATCGTGAAACAAAACCGCATTGAACAACACATTATCAGTGATAATCATTTTGCCCATTGGAGTAGCAACAGATAGATTGGAATTCATACTAGTGGTGCAAAGATCATGCGAAACAACGAATGCATGAGAAACAAAGGAATGAGAAGCTCCGCTATCAAATAACACTCATGCTATAAAACCACATAAAGTACAGTTACCGGTAATGACAGTACCTGGAGTTGCCTGAGCCTCATCCACAGTCAAGGCAACTACATGAACAGATGACTTATTCTGTTGACCACCTTGCCCTCTACTCTGATGCGAAGGGCGACTAGGATGATGGGAAGAATGGGACGCTACTGGAATTCTATTACTTTGAGCTCCACTACCTGCCTGGGTTGATTTCCCCGTCTTACTgggacaaactctggcaaaaTGACCCGGCCGACCACAGTTATTACAAACCCCTTGAACTCCAACACACTGAGTACTAGAATGCTTGCCTCCACAGTGATCACAGTAAGGTCCACTATAACGATATCCACCACGGTTCCCTGAACTCCCTGAACTCGAAGAAATAGAACCAGGCTTCTTAAACTGCTTCCCACGTGGACGAAGAGATGCAGAACCAGATTGATTGAACTGTTGCCTTCCCGAATGATGATGTTGGGTAGTCACTTGATTGCCACTCCGCTTAAGACTAGCTTCAGCCTTTTTTGCTATTTCCACTGCTTCAAGATAATTCAGTGGCTTACCGGTAGAAACAAAAGGGTGCAGATGATCGTTCAATCCTTCAATGAAACTTTCGACGACAGCAACTTGACTCGCAGCAACATGAGGAGCATATCTCagcatagcataaaaagtatcCGCATACTCCACAACTGACATATCGCCTTGTTTCAGGTTATGAAACTCTAAAGCCTTAGAACTGTAAAATGATGGAGGACAATAACTTTCCTTAAACTTCAGCTTGAATATATCCCATGATGAAACAATCCTCTGAGCATCTAAAGTCATCAATGTAGTAGACCACCACATTTTGGCACGATCTTTCAACTGATGCACAGCTAATCTCAATCGACGCTCTGAAGGATACTcgatcaaatcaaacaattcctcAATCTCAGAAATCCATAGTTCTGCTTTCTCAGCTCCCTCAGAACCACTAAATCGAGGTGGATGCATAGAATGGAAACGCGCAACTAACTAATCCATCCTAAGCTGGTTTAGATGATCAGCCGCTTGCTCAACAAAAGTATCATCAACAACATAGACACGAGGTCTACCACGTCCACAACCTCGAGCTAGAGGAATCTCATCAAAAGGAATTTCTCCACCTCCCTCCATTCTATACGATAAAACACCAAAACAATTAGAATGGAagcaaacaaatcatataattaCATAAACATGCTGTCAAGTAGCATACACAGGTGCAACAACCATTTTAGTGCCAAGACTCGAGTGCCCTAGACTCTAGTTCGAGCGTATCCCAGTTTACGCTATGATACCAAGatgtgaggcccatttactctaacgacaattaatgatcaaacaataatggtttgatttaaaactgcagcggaaatggtttaaaagtactttaaaacggacctcagagcctagaaaaatttcggcatgaccttcccataagtaggacatcccgaaaaactcaagcagcagtttatatcaaaatatactccaactagagtcata
This window of the Primulina huaijiensis isolate GDHJ02 chromosome 3, ASM1229523v2, whole genome shotgun sequence genome carries:
- the LOC140974595 gene encoding uncharacterized protein: MHPPRFSGSEGAEKAELWISEIEELFDLIEYPSERRLRLAVHQLKDRAKMWWSTTLMTLDAQRIVSSWDIFKLKFKESYCPPSFYSSKALEFHNLKQGDMSVVEYADTFYAMLRYAPHVAASQVAVVESFIEGLNDHLHPFVSTGKPLNYLEAVEIAKKAEASLKRSGNQVTTQHHHSGRQQFNQSGSASLRPRGKQFKKPGSISSSSGSSGNRGGYRYSGPYCDHCGGKHSSTQCVGVQGVCNNCGRPGHFARVCPSKTGKSTQAGSGAQSNRIPVASHSSHHPSRPSHQSRGQGGQQNKSSVHVVALTVDEAQATPGTVITGNCTLCGFIA